A genomic region of Runella rosea contains the following coding sequences:
- a CDS encoding GH3 auxin-responsive promoter family protein — MGFRSFLSKPLAKYIFNSQQNWMYNAPAAQNQWRTKLVSTAASTAFGRDHFFKDVASYEDFKQAVPIRDYEDLKGYIQQIIDGQENILWPGKPIYFAKTSGTTSGTKYIPISKDSISNHINSARDALLNYIHETGKGAFLDNKLIFLSGSPVLDTKGSVPTGRLSGISNHHVPAYLRTNQLPSYQTNCIEEWEEKLERIIDETISKPMSLISGIPPWVQMYFDRIIARTGKPIKDVFPEFQLFVYGGVNFEPYRAKLYESIGKKIDSIEMYPASEGFIAYQDSQYAEGLLLLADTGIFYEFIPTEEFFNEKPTRLSLEEVEVGKNYALIINNNAGLWGYSIGDTVKFVSKDPYRLLVTGRIKHFISAFGEHVIGEEVEKALKYAMERQPETEVVEFTVAPMVTPSEGLPYHEWLIEFATPPNDIERFSLDIDHRLAELNVYYDDLVSGSILRPLKITTLAKNAFIDYMRSQGKLGGQNKVPRLANDRKIADSLSIS, encoded by the coding sequence ATGGGCTTCCGCTCTTTTCTCAGCAAACCGCTCGCAAAATACATTTTTAACAGTCAGCAAAACTGGATGTATAACGCCCCAGCCGCCCAAAATCAATGGCGCACAAAATTAGTCTCAACTGCCGCAAGTACGGCTTTTGGGCGCGATCATTTTTTTAAGGATGTTGCATCATACGAGGATTTTAAGCAGGCCGTTCCCATTCGGGATTATGAAGACTTAAAAGGATACATCCAACAGATAATCGACGGTCAGGAAAATATTTTATGGCCTGGGAAACCTATCTATTTTGCTAAGACATCGGGCACCACATCAGGGACAAAATACATCCCAATCAGCAAAGATTCTATCTCGAATCATATCAATTCCGCCCGCGACGCGCTGCTCAACTATATTCATGAAACTGGCAAAGGGGCATTTTTGGATAACAAACTCATTTTTTTATCGGGCAGCCCCGTGCTAGATACCAAAGGAAGCGTGCCCACGGGGCGGTTATCGGGCATTTCTAATCATCATGTCCCTGCCTATCTGCGTACCAATCAACTACCAAGCTACCAAACCAATTGCATCGAAGAATGGGAAGAAAAATTGGAACGGATTATTGACGAAACCATTTCGAAGCCCATGTCACTCATTTCGGGCATTCCCCCGTGGGTACAGATGTACTTTGATCGCATCATTGCCCGAACTGGAAAACCCATCAAAGATGTTTTTCCCGAATTTCAACTCTTTGTTTACGGAGGGGTCAATTTTGAACCTTATCGGGCCAAGTTGTATGAGTCTATTGGAAAAAAAATAGACTCCATTGAGATGTATCCTGCCTCAGAGGGCTTTATTGCCTACCAGGATTCTCAGTATGCGGAAGGTCTGTTATTGTTGGCTGATACGGGTATTTTCTACGAGTTTATTCCTACGGAAGAGTTTTTTAACGAAAAACCAACACGTTTGTCGCTGGAAGAAGTCGAAGTAGGCAAAAACTACGCCCTCATTATCAACAATAACGCAGGCCTTTGGGGCTATTCTATTGGTGATACCGTTAAATTTGTTTCCAAAGACCCTTATCGTCTGTTGGTCACGGGGCGCATCAAGCATTTTATTTCTGCTTTTGGAGAACACGTCATTGGTGAAGAAGTGGAAAAAGCGCTCAAATACGCCATGGAACGGCAGCCCGAAACTGAAGTTGTAGAGTTTACGGTAGCTCCGATGGTGACCCCGAGTGAGGGACTCCCCTACCATGAATGGCTCATTGAATTTGCAACTCCCCCCAACGATATAGAACGTTTTTCGCTCGATATCGACCATCGGCTCGCGGAATTAAACGTTTATTATGACGATCTCGTCTCAGGTAGCATTTTGCGGCCTTTAAAAATCACAACATTGGCAAAAAATGCCTTTATTGACTATATGCGCTCACAAGGCAAATTAGGAGGACAAAATAAGGTTCCCCGCTTAGCAAATGACCGAAAAATTGCTGATTCCCTGTCAATAAGCTAA
- a CDS encoding lytic transglycosylase domain-containing protein: MKRRQCIILSTLLLSSLGAEAEGFNESSCIRFCNEPLPVYESQVLKYFQSALLHTASMPLHQIKPRAQKFFQVIDPILKQYQVPLDFKYLCVVESALNPKAISHKGAYGYWQFMPHTARAMGLIVDGPKDERENLVKSTHAACQYFLDLYRQLGSWSLVAAAYNAGPTKVRRYLSARGKTSYYNLRISAENRRYLYRVLAAKELFTRPELYKSVISEEMTLQKFIRQHGLALGLIAPLKIKVKSPKTNEFLTEETTATLDEGLLTGFDDLISLSFKRNGIFRYTPPESIDELEFAQNTDSKTNLYWWRAPRVNTRRRNDLKALLAEARSRVARTPQLNSSLV; the protein is encoded by the coding sequence TTGAAAAGAAGACAATGTATCATTCTATCAACGCTTTTGTTGTCAAGTTTAGGAGCTGAAGCCGAGGGCTTCAATGAATCCTCATGTATTCGCTTTTGTAATGAGCCACTCCCAGTTTATGAAAGCCAAGTACTCAAGTATTTTCAATCTGCTTTGCTCCACACGGCCAGTATGCCCCTGCATCAAATCAAGCCAAGAGCACAGAAATTCTTTCAGGTCATTGACCCAATTTTAAAACAATATCAAGTTCCGCTGGATTTTAAGTACTTGTGTGTAGTAGAAAGTGCGCTCAACCCTAAGGCCATCTCCCACAAAGGAGCCTATGGCTATTGGCAGTTCATGCCCCACACAGCTCGCGCGATGGGCCTCATTGTTGATGGCCCAAAGGATGAACGCGAAAACCTGGTCAAATCTACCCACGCTGCCTGTCAGTACTTTTTAGACCTTTATCGCCAACTCGGCTCGTGGTCGTTGGTAGCTGCTGCTTACAATGCTGGTCCTACAAAAGTGCGACGGTATTTGTCAGCGCGCGGCAAAACGAGTTATTATAATCTTCGCATCAGCGCCGAAAATCGTCGTTATTTATACCGAGTTTTGGCCGCAAAGGAGCTTTTTACCCGCCCCGAACTGTACAAGTCGGTGATTAGTGAAGAGATGACTCTCCAAAAATTCATCCGACAACATGGACTGGCACTGGGCTTGATTGCCCCTTTAAAAATAAAAGTAAAGTCTCCTAAGACAAACGAGTTTCTCACCGAAGAAACGACGGCTACTTTGGATGAAGGGCTTTTAACAGGTTTTGACGATTTGATTTCGTTATCGTTTAAGCGGAACGGTATCTTCCGTTACACGCCTCCTGAGTCAATCGACGAGTTGGAGTTTGCCCAAAATACTGACTCTAAAACGAATCTGTATTGGTGGAGAGCGCCCCGAGTCAACACTCGCCGACGAAACGATCTGAAAGCTTTATTGGCTGAGGCTCGTAGCAGAGTGGCGCGTACTCCTCAATTAAACTCCAGTTTAGTTTAG